Genomic DNA from Neisseria lisongii:
TATGTGTTGAAAAGTAATAAAGGTATCAACAAACGGGGCGGCGGCCTGTCCGCCGGTGCGCTGACCGAAAAAGATTTTCGTGATTTGCAGACAGCGGTGGAAATCGGTTGCGACTATTTGGCGGTGAGCTTTGTCAAATCCGGCGAAGATTTGCAGCTTGCCCGCCAAAAAGTGGAAGAAGCGATGGCAGGCAGCAGCCTGATCCGTCCGGGCTTGGTGGCGAAAATCGAACGGGTGGAAGCCATCGAAAATCTAGACGAAATCATCTTGGCTTCAGACGGCATTATGGTCGCCCGCGGCGATTTGGCGGTGGAAGTCGGCCATGCCGCCGTGCCGGCACTGCAAAAACGCATGATCCGCCGTGCAAGAGAATTGCGCCGCTTCAGCATTACCGCCACGCAGATGATGGAAAGCATGATTACCAACCCCGTGCCGACCCGTGCCGAAGTGAGCGATGTGGCCAATGCCGTGCTGGACGGCACCGATGCCGTGATGTGTTCGGCAGAGACCGCCGTCGGTGCCTATCCTTTTGAAACCGTTACCCAAATGGCGAAAATCTGTGCCGAAGCCGAAAAAGAGCAGGATTCTTTAATCGGCGTTGCCGAATATGTCGAAGACTGCGCCGTCAGCACCAATCTGGCGATTGCCTCGGGCGCTGTCAGCGTCGCCCGTGCCGTGCGTGCCAAAGCGATTGTGGCACTCACCGAAAGCGGTTCGACCGCCTTTGAAATCAGCCGCCACAATATCCAACTCCCGATTTTTGCCTTAACTCCGAACGTGGCAGCGCAGCGGAAAATGGCAGCCTACCGCGGCGTGCGGCCGATGATTTTAGCGACCAGCACCAACCACGATAAAGCCATTCAGCAGGTCGAAGCAACCTTGCTTGAACGCAAAATCCTGAATCGGGGCGACCAATACATCATCACCAGCGGCTCGAAAATGCGGGAAACCGGTTCGACCAATACATTGGAAGTGTTGCGGGTGGAGTAAATCTTGTTCCGTCCGGCTATAGTTAAAACACCGAATTTTCCATACAAAAGCAGGCGTAGGTTGAGGTTAGCGAGGCACGAGCGTAACCCAACAAAATATTATGTTTCAAGGTGTTTCCAATCGTGTTGGGTCTCGACCCAACCTACGCCCTGTTTAAAAACCGTATGAATGATTCAGTGGATTAACTATAGATAAAACAGCAAGGCCGTCTGAAAATCCGATTTTCAGACGGCCTTGCCGTATGGTGAAGATGGGAAATTATGTATTTTCACTATATAATGCAGTTTCGGTTTGGCGGCGTATGCCGCCGTTTTTGAGTGCGGGTCTGGCGGAACAGGCGTTTTTATCGGAACGGAGCGGGCATGGAGGCTTTCTTTTCTTCAATTTTCGGGGTAACGGTGGCCGAAATCGGCGACAAAACCCAGCTTCTGGCGCTGTTTCTGGCGGCACGTTATGCCCAGAAAAATGCAGTGGTGATGGGCGTGCTGGTGTCCACGCTGCTCAACCATTTGCTGTCGGCAGCGCTGGGAATGTGGCTGACGCAGGTGGTGTCGCCCGCCATGCTCAAATGGCTGGTCGGCGGCAGTTTTATTGTGGTCGGCTTGTGGCTGCTGTTGCCCGACAAAGACGGCGATCCCGATAATAAATGGTTGAAATACGGCGCATTTACCGCCACGCTGGTGCTGTTTTTCCTTGCCGAAATCGGCGACAAAACCCAAATTGCGACGGTGTTGCTGGCGGCAAAATATCAGGAACTGACGATGGTGGTTGCCGGCAGCGTGATCGGTGTGCTGCTGGCCAATGTGCCGATGGTGTATCTGGGCGAAATGCTGATGAAAAAAATCCCCGCCGCCAAAGTGCGGCTGGCCGCCTGCATACTGTTTTGCCTGCTGGGTCTGCTGACCCTGTTTGGACAAAGCCCGTCTTGGTAAGGCCGTCTGAAAATGAGCGAAGCGAATTTCTGCGAAGCTAAAATGCGTCAAGCAAGTTTTAGCGAAGCTAAAATGCGTGAAACGGATTTCAGCGAAACGAAAATAAGCGGAATGTGGGAAATCCTGTTGCGGCACAAGGATTTCGTCGCCATCAACAAACCAGCCGGTGTAGCGGTTCATCAGGAAGAAGGAGCGGTGAACCTGTCGCAAACGCTGGCGCAGCAGCTCGGCGTGCCGCAGGTGTGGCTGCTGCACCGTTTGGACAAACCGACCAGCGGCGTGTTGCTGTTTGCCCTGAATCGGGAGGCAGCAGGCGTGCTGGCGGCACAGTTTGCCGACAAAACCATGCGCAAAACCTATTGGGCGCTGGGCGATGCCAAGCCGTTGAAAAAACAGGGCTGGGTCAAAGGCAGCATGGTCAAATCCCGCCGCGGCACATGGCGGCTGGCACGCAGCGGCGGCAATCAGGCGGTAACATATTTCAACAGCTTCAGCCTTGCGCCGAAGCTGCGTCTGTTTGTATTGCAGCCGCACACCGGCAAAACCCACCAGCTGCGTGTGGCACTCAAAAGCCTTGGCAGCCCGATTATCGGCGACACGCTCTACGGCGGCACACCCGCCGCCCGAATGTTTCTGCACGCTCGGGAATTGGCATTTTCCCATCAGGGTGAAACCTTTCGCATCACCGCCCCTTTAGATACCGCATGGCCGACGGAATACATTTCCGCAACCTTGGGCGAGGCCGTCTGAAAAAACGGTTTTGGTTTATTTTAGTGGCGCTGAAATTTGCTTCGCTCATTTTAGCTTCGTAGAAATTCGCTGGACTCATTTTCAGACGGCCTTTTCGGCAGTTTCACAATAAATGACAACGCCGCCGAAGTGCCACTATAATAGCCCCTTTTCCCGAACATCTTTAATATAATGAAAATAACCGCTTTCCGTTTGGCCGCCGCCGTTTTATTCGCCGCTGTCTCTGTTTCCGCCCATGCGGCGACCTATATCTGCGAAGTGGACGGGCAGGTACAGTTCACCACGCAAAAACTCAACAGCAGTTGCCGCCCGTCGCACACCGACGGTACGGCGCAGGTTTCAGCCGATGAAGCCGCCAAAGCCGTGCCGGAGCAGGTCGGTTTGAAAGAAGCCCCCGGCGCAGCCGCACCTGAAGTGAGCGACATTAAAATCTTGCCGAAAATCAAGCAGGGTAGTGTAACGAATACGGCGGAAGCCGCCAATCCCAAGCTCAACATCAAACTGCGCAAGGGCGATATGCCCGCAGCGGGAACATCGGCCGCCGATTTGAAATCCGCCAAAGCCCGTGCCGACGAGTTGAACCGCAAAGCCAAAATTATTCCGGCACCGATCATTGCTGCACCGGCCGCCAAACCCAAGCAGCAGCTGACCCGCAAACAGATTCTGCAAAATGAAATCCGTAACGAGCAGACGGCACTGGTGCGGGCAAAGGCGCAACTGAATGTGGCGAAACAGAAAGGCGACCAACAGAAAATCGCCCGCCTGACGCAGGCCGTCAGCGACCGTGAGGCGAATATTCGGGCCATTCAGGGCGAAATCCGCAGATAAAAGCAGTTTGCCGCAACCCGAAAATCAAACAAGCCGTCTGAAAATGCGTTTTTCAGACGGCTTGTTTGATGTTGTTCTGACTATAGTCAATCAACCGAAAAAAATATGACAATATAGTAAATCAACCGAATTTCCAGCACATTCCAAACCCAACGCGCCCGTCATTCCGACGCAAGTCGGAATCCATTTCAGCGGTTTAGGTGGCTGTTTTTTATTTACAATTTCTGAATTTGATAAATAGATTCCGACTTGCGTCGGAATGACGGAGTATTTGAAAATCGTATGGTTTATTAAGTGAATTCACTATACAGCGAGCCACCCTTCCCCTAACCCCTTCCCGCCAGCGGGACGGGGAACGGTGTGTAGCGTGCTTGCCTAAGCAGGCACGTGTTCTTTAAATTCTACATGAATGCCGTCTGAAAATGAGCGTAGCGAGTTTCTGCGCAGCTAAAATCAGATTTTCAAACGGTTTCGACATAAAATGCACAGAACAGGTGCGTGCTTTGGCAAGCACCCTACAAGTGCCGGATTAAATTGTATGGATTATTCAGTGAATCCACTATAAAAATCAGCGTGCCATGCGGTTGATGATTTTTTCGCCTTTGATTTGGTGGATAACCGCCATCACGATGTGGCCGGCCGCCAAGATAAACAGCAGCCATGCCAGTTTGCCGTGCCATTGGTTGCCCAATTCGACCATCCATTCGATTTTTTCGGGTGCTTTGCTCATGATATGAATGCCGAATACCTGCAAATCGTGTTTGTCCGAACCGGCTTGACGGATCATGGCGGCTGCGGGAACGGCGAGCATCAGCAGATACAGGGCGGCGTGGCCGAGTTTGGCCATCAGTGTGCCGGACGGGCGGCGGCTGTGGTTGGCAACGGCCCACAACAGGCGCAGGGCGGCCAAAATCAGTAATATGAAACCGACGGATTTGTGGTATTTCATCAGGCTGAAATAGGCTTCGTCGTAATTCCAAGCGGCGGCGGTGCCGAGCATAAACAGAAAGCCGAGTGCCATTATCCAGTGGAAACAGCGGCTGAGTGTGCCGTAGCGGGCGGAGGTATCGGGTTGCATGGGGAAATTGTCCTTATGGTTTGTGAATGATTTGTGAAGTCGGCGGATTATAAGGACTTTTCGGGTAAAAGGATTTTGGAAAGATTTAAAGTAGGTAAAACAGCGCCGCCGGTTGTCGGAATCAACCGGCGGCGTTTGGATGGCGGGTTTAGGCGGGACGGCAGGTAATCATATAGTTGGTGTCGGTGCTATCGGTCAGCAGATATTGGCGGCTTAAGAGGTTGTAACTCATGCCTTTGCTGTCGATGATGTCCAAACCGGCGCTGCGGCACATGCGGGCGAGTTCGGCGGGGGTGATGAATTTTTGCCAGTCGTGCGTGCCTTTGGGAACGAATTTTAAAATGTGTTCTGCACCGACAATCAGGTGCAGATAGGATTTGGGGTTGCGGTTGATGGTGGAGAAAAACACCATACCGTCGGCTTTGACCAGTTTGGCGCAGGCTCGGACGATGGCGGCGGGGTCGGGGACGTGTTCCAGCATTTCCATGCAGGTAACGACATCGAAGCTGTGCGGCACTTGTTCGGCGAGTTCTTCCACCGGCAGGCAGCGGTATTCGATGTTGGTGATGTTGTGGGTGGCGGCGTGGGCTTGGGCGACCTGCAGCGATTTTTCCGCCATGTCGATGCCGGTAACGCAGGCCGCGCCGTGCCGTGCCATGCTTTCCGCCAAAATGCCGCCGCCGCAGCCGACATCCAAAACCTGTTTGCCCGACAGTTTGCCCAAGCGGTCGATATAGCCCAAGCGCAGCGGGTTGATGTCGTGCAGCGGTTTGAATTCGCCGCTTTTGTCCCACCATTTGTCGGCAATCCGGCTGAATTTGGCGATTTCGTTGTCATCAACGTTGCGGTCGGTCTCGGCGGTCATGGCGTGTCCTGTGTGGATAAAACGGAAAGGCTTATTATATCGGAAAACGGGTGATGTGGTTTTGTTGAAATTTGCCGGTTTATTTTCGTTGCGCTGAAATTTGCTTTGTTTATTTTAGCTTCGCAGAAATTCGCTACGTTCATTTTCAGACGGCATTGATGTGGAATTTAAAGAATACGTGCATGCTAGGCAAGCACGCTACACACGGTTTCCCGTCCCGTTGGCGGGAAGGGGCTAGGGGAAGGGTAGCTCGTTGTGGTGTCATATTTTTTCAGTTGATTTACTATAGCTACGCAGAAACTCGCTACGCTCGTTTTCAGACGGCCTCGAATTCGGGTAGGGTTGCCCACAGGCTGCGTTTGCGTTCGGCGGACAGTTGTTTGACGGTGCATTCCTGTTTCAAGGCTTCGCTTTTGCTTAAATTTCGGGCGACCAGCCGCATGGATACGGGTTTGCGCAATCGGGTATATTTTGCGCCCTTGCCGGCTGCGTGGTCGGAAAAGCGGCGGGCGGGGCGGTTGCTGATGCCGCAATACAGGGAATGGTCGGCGCATAAAATCAGATAGACGCACCAGTTTCCGGCTGCGATTGGGTTCGTTTCTGCGGTTTCGGGTGGACTGAAACCTGCTTCGCTCATTTTGTCGAAACCTTCGGTTTTAGCTTCGCAGAAATTCGTTTCACTCATTTTAGCTTCGCTGAAATTCACTTCGTTCATTTTCAGACGGCCTCGGCCGTTCTTCCTTGCCAGTGGGGTAGGTTGGGGATTTCCAAGTCAAACAGTTCCAAAGCACGGCCGACGCTGTGCAGGATAATGTCGTCCAGCGTCTGCGGGCGGTGGTAGAAAGCGGGGACGGGCGGAAAAATGATGCCGCCCATTTCGGTTATCCGCCGCATATTGTCTAAATGTGCCAGATTCAGCGGCGTTTCCCGTACCATCAGCACCAGTCGGCGGCGTTCTTTCAAGACCACATCGGCAGCACGGGTCAGCAGATTGTCGCCGTAGCCGTGGGCAACCGCCGCCAGCGAACGCATGGAGCAGGGGGCAACCAGCATACCGGCAGTTTTAAACGAACCGCTGGAAATGGCGGCACCGACATCGCCGACCGGATACACAGTGTCGGCCAGCGCATAGACTTCCTCACGGGTATAGGCCGTTTCCAGCGTGCGGGTCTGTTCCGCCCCTTTGGAAACCACCAAATGCGTTTCCACATCAAGCTGGCGCAGCAGCTGCAACGCCCGATAGCCGTATTGGAAGCCGCTGGCACCGCTGATGCCGACAATAATGCGCTGGGTCATAAAAATCCTGTCTGAGGCCGTCTGAAAAAGGCACTTATTATAACGGCAAGTATCCATCCCTGAATAATACAAATTGTCTATTCCGGCCGTTATCCATTAGAATAGCCCGATGATAAATCATGCAGTTTGAAAAGGATAGATTATGGCAAAAGCAAAAGGCGGTTTGGGGCGGGGACTTGACGCATTGATTTCCAACAACGTGGACAACAGCAGCGGCGACCGGCTGACCACCGTTGCCGTAACCGACATCGAGCCGGGCCGCTATCAGGCACGGGTGCAGATTGACGACGAAGCCCTGCGGGAATTGGCCGATTCCATCAAAGCACAAGGCGTGATTCAGCCGGTGATAGTCCGCGAGCGGGGCTTGTCGAAATACGAACTGATTGCCGGCGAACGCCGCTGGCGTGCGTCGCAGCTTGCCGGTTTGAGCGAAATCCCCGTCGTGGTCAAAGTTATCAACGACGAAGCCGCACTGGCCATGGGTCTGATTGAAAACCTTCAGCGGGAAAACCTCAATCCGATTGAAGAAGCCCAAGGTTTGAAACGCTTGGCGGACGAATTCGGTCTGACCCACGAAACCATCGCCCAAGCCGTTGGCAAAAGCCGCAGCGCCATTTCCAACAGCCTGCGCCTGCTGAGTTTGCCCGAAACAGTGCAGGAGCTGCTGTACCAACGCCATCTGGAAATGGGACACGCCCGTGCCTTACTGACATTGCCGGTAATCGAGCAGTTGGAACTGGCGCAAAAAGCCGTGAAAAACGGTTGGTCGGTGCGGGAAGTCGAACGCCGCAGCCAGTTGGCACAGCAGGCCAAGCAACCGGCCGCCGCTAAAACCGTCAGTGCCGACATCCGCTACCTGAACGATATGCTCACCGAAAAATTAGGTGTGAATGCTGAAGTTAAAACCACCAATCAGAAAAAAGGCAAAATCGTCCTCCATTTCGATACGCCCGAAACCTTTGAATACCTGCTCAAACAGTTGGGCATCGAACATCAGGCGTAACACGTCGGATACTGCGGTAAAAATAACCGAGGCCGTCTGAAAACGAGCAAAGCGAGTTTCTGCGAAGCTAAAATGAACAAGGTGAATTTCAGACGGCCTCGGTTATATTATATATAGTCAAAACACCACATTTTCTGTACGCATCGGTAAACTGATGATGGTCAGAATGGGCTGGCAAGCAACAAGTTACGCTACTCACACACTGTTCCCCGTCCCGTCGGCAGGACGGGGGTAGGGGAAGGGGAAGGGTGGCTTGCTGCGGTGTCATATTTTTTTAGGTTAATTTACTATATATTTCCGATACCGAACAAGCGGAAAGAAAATGTTTTCGCAATATCGTGGCAGAAAGTTTTTAACGCCCGATCCCGATAGAGTGTGGCAGATAAACGCAAAAGTCAGGCATTCGGCGTAAATCCCGTGTAATTTAATGTAGTTTATGGTAAAATGCCTTTCTGCTTTCAGTAAAGCAGCAGCCCGCCTCATGTTTGGCTTGACCGTAGGCATGCTTTAATTTATAGTATGCCCGCTTATTCTCCGGCTGGATTGCTTCCGATAAAATGAAAAAAATATTAGTTTTGCAAATCATAGTTTTATCGGCGGTGTCGGCAATCAGTGCATTATTTGCCGGAGTAAACGGCTTTTGGTCGGCGCTTGCCGGCGGCTTTTCCTACTTCATTCCGTCATCTGCTGCAGTTTTACTTTTCAAGCTTTTTGAAAACCATACCGCTTTGTTAGGCAGGGTATTCGTTTTCGGGGAGGCTTTAAAAGTCGTGCTGTCGCTGTTGTTCATGCTGGCCGTGTTCGCCCTTTGGCATGAATCTCTGGTATTCCTAGCGTTTTTCTCAGGCTTGCTCAGCGTCAGCCATTTGGTTTTTTTAGTATTGTTGAGAGTTAAAGACTATGGCAGGTGAATCAATAACCGCTGCCGACTACATCAAGCACCACTTGCAAAGCTTGACCAGTCTGCAGGACGTAACTCAGGGCCAAGGCCTGAAAAATATCGCCGATTTCTCGTTCGTTAATATCGATGCGGTTTTCTTTGCCGTATTGATGGGCGTAATCGGCAGTTTCCTACTGTGGAGCGGTGCGCGCAAGGCTACCGCAGGCGTTCCCGGACGCTTTCAGGCCGCAGTCGAAATCCTGTATGAATTTGTTGACGATATGTGCAAAAGCATTATCCACAACGAGCAGTCGCGCAAAATTGTTGCGCCGATGGGTTTGACCCTGTTTGTTTGGATTTTCCTGATGAACGCCATGGATATGCTGCCTGTCGATTTGTTACCATGGGTATGGCAACACCTGACCGGCAACCACCATGCGCTGCTGCGTGTCGTGCCGACTGCTGATTTGAACACCACGCTGGCGCTGGCCATCGGCGTATTGCTGGTGTGTATCTACTACAACATCAAAATCAAAGGCTTCGGCGGTTGGTTTCACGAGCTGTTCAGCGCCCCTTTCGGCCCGAAACTCGCTCCGGCAAACTTCCTGCTGAATATCGTTGAATTTTTGTCAAAAACCGTATCCCACGGTATGCGGTTGTTTGGTAATATGTACGCAGGCGAATTGGTATTCCTGCTGATTGCCTTGCTCGGCGGCGCTTGGGCGGTGTCGGGTAGTGTCGGTCTGATGGATCCGATTCTGTTCGGTGTACATTTGGTTGCAGGTTTGGTGTGGGCGATTTTCCATATCCTGGTAATTACCCTGCAGGCATTTATCTTCATGGCGCTGGCGTTTGTCTATATCGGTCAGGCACATGATGCACACTGATTTAAAATTTTCTCAGTAGTTTTTTAACGTAGTTTTAACCTTTGTTATTTTTTAAGGAGTTTGAAAATGGGTGGTTTGATTGCAATCGCTTGTGGTTTGATCGTTGCTTTCGGTGCGCTGGGTGCAGCGATCGGTATCGGCTTGGTAGGTTCTAAATACTTGGAATCTTCAGCCCGTCAACCTGAACTGATCGGTCCTCTGCAAACTAAATTGTTCCTGATTGCCGGTCTGATCGATGCGGCATTCCTGATCGGCGTGGCCATTGCTCTGTTGTTCGCTTTCGTTAATCCGTTTGCAGGTGCGTAATCCGGACAGGACACTGTTTCGATACAGACGGTTTGCCGTCTGTCTGATTAACCCTAATACGAAGGTTAAGTAAAGTGAATATTAATGCAACCTTATTTGCGCAATTAATCGTCTTTTTAGGCTTGGTGGTGTTTACAATCAAATTTGTATGGCCGCCGATTGCCAAAGCATTAGACGAGCGCGCCTCCAAAATTGCAGAAGGTTTGGCTGCGGCCGAACGCGGTAAAAGCGATTTTGAACAGGCAGAAAAGAAAGTTGCAGAACTCTTGGCCGAAGGGCGCAATCAAGTTGCCGAAATGGTAGCTAATGCGGAAAAACGGGCTGCAAAAATCGTAGAAGAAGCCAAAGAACAGGCTTCTGTCGAGGCGGCACGTATCTCAGCTCAAGCAAAAGCCGATGTCGAGCAGGAAATGAACCGTGCGCGCGAATCCTTGCGCGAACAGGTGGCTGCATTGGCCGTTAAAGGTGCAGAGTCGATTCTGCGTGTTGAAGTGGATGCACAAAAACACGCCCAATTGCTCAGCACGCTGAAACAGGAGCTGTAAATCTTATGGCAGAGTTCGCAACGATTGCCAGACCGTATGCGAAAGCATTGTTCGGACTGGCACAGGAAAAAGACCAGATTGAGTCTTGGATGGGCGGACTACAACAGCTGGCATCAGTTATGCATGACCAAAAAGTCGTTTCTTTGGTCGAGCAGCCTGAAGTAGTTGCTTCCGAGAAAGCAAAAATGCTGGTTGATTTGGTGGGTTTGACCGATGGTGCGCTTACAAATTTTGTAACCGTGCTGGCAGAACAAAAACGCCTCCAAGTTTTACCGGAAGTTTACGCACAGTACCAAGACTTAGCTTTGGCACTCAACAACACCAAATCCGCAGTCATTTACAGCGCATACGAGCTGACCGAGGCGCAAACCGCCGAACTGACCGCATTGCTGAAACAGTATTTCAACAGCGATTTGGAAGTGGAAACCGAAGTAGCGCCCGAATTGATCGGCGGTATCAAGGTAGAAGTGGGTGACCAAGTCTTGGATTTGTCGGTACAGGCAAAATTAAACGCCCTGTACACGACTATGACGAATTAGGAGAGTTTTCATGCAGCTTAATCCTGCTGAAATTAGCGATTTGATTAAAGCCAAAATCGAAAATCTGTCTGTAAACGCTGAAGTACGTACACGCGGTACGGTTATTTCTGTTACCGACGGTATCGTACGCATTCACGGCTTGTCAGACGCAATGCAAGGTGAGATGCTCGAATTCCCAGGCAACACTTTCGGTTTGGCCATGAACTTGGAGCGTGACTCCGTGGGTGCCGTGGTGTTGGGTGAATACGAACACATCAAAGAAGGCGATACAGTAACCTGTACCGGCCGCATTTTGGAAGTACCGGTAGGCCGTGAGCTGGTTGGCCGTGTGGTAGAT
This window encodes:
- the pyk gene encoding pyruvate kinase; the encoded protein is MNAAQRDVARISHNTKIVVTLGPGSNDLQLLEDMIRAGGLNVVRFNFSHGTPEFHRENAKLVREAARRCGQEIAILADLQGPKIRIGKIAGGSIELNQGEKLVLDADLSGEGTREAVGLDYRDLPKDVAAGDVLWLDDGLLTLTVDSVVGSKIITTVENSYVLKSNKGINKRGGGLSAGALTEKDFRDLQTAVEIGCDYLAVSFVKSGEDLQLARQKVEEAMAGSSLIRPGLVAKIERVEAIENLDEIILASDGIMVARGDLAVEVGHAAVPALQKRMIRRARELRRFSITATQMMESMITNPVPTRAEVSDVANAVLDGTDAVMCSAETAVGAYPFETVTQMAKICAEAEKEQDSLIGVAEYVEDCAVSTNLAIASGAVSVARAVRAKAIVALTESGSTAFEISRHNIQLPIFALTPNVAAQRKMAAYRGVRPMILATSTNHDKAIQQVEATLLERKILNRGDQYIITSGSKMRETGSTNTLEVLRVE
- a CDS encoding TMEM165/GDT1 family protein; this encodes MEAFFSSIFGVTVAEIGDKTQLLALFLAARYAQKNAVVMGVLVSTLLNHLLSAALGMWLTQVVSPAMLKWLVGGSFIVVGLWLLLPDKDGDPDNKWLKYGAFTATLVLFFLAEIGDKTQIATVLLAAKYQELTMVVAGSVIGVLLANVPMVYLGEMLMKKIPAAKVRLAACILFCLLGLLTLFGQSPSW
- a CDS encoding TIGR01621 family pseudouridine synthase translates to MSEANFCEAKMRQASFSEAKMRETDFSETKISGMWEILLRHKDFVAINKPAGVAVHQEEGAVNLSQTLAQQLGVPQVWLLHRLDKPTSGVLLFALNREAAGVLAAQFADKTMRKTYWALGDAKPLKKQGWVKGSMVKSRRGTWRLARSGGNQAVTYFNSFSLAPKLRLFVLQPHTGKTHQLRVALKSLGSPIIGDTLYGGTPAARMFLHARELAFSHQGETFRITAPLDTAWPTEYISATLGEAV
- a CDS encoding cytochrome b produces the protein MQPDTSARYGTLSRCFHWIMALGFLFMLGTAAAWNYDEAYFSLMKYHKSVGFILLILAALRLLWAVANHSRRPSGTLMAKLGHAALYLLMLAVPAAAMIRQAGSDKHDLQVFGIHIMSKAPEKIEWMVELGNQWHGKLAWLLFILAAGHIVMAVIHQIKGEKIINRMAR
- the ubiG gene encoding bifunctional 2-polyprenyl-6-hydroxyphenol methylase/3-demethylubiquinol 3-O-methyltransferase UbiG, producing the protein MTAETDRNVDDNEIAKFSRIADKWWDKSGEFKPLHDINPLRLGYIDRLGKLSGKQVLDVGCGGGILAESMARHGAACVTGIDMAEKSLQVAQAHAATHNITNIEYRCLPVEELAEQVPHSFDVVTCMEMLEHVPDPAAIVRACAKLVKADGMVFFSTINRNPKSYLHLIVGAEHILKFVPKGTHDWQKFITPAELARMCRSAGLDIIDSKGMSYNLLSRQYLLTDSTDTNYMITCRPA
- a CDS encoding GIY-YIG nuclease family protein; the protein is MSEAGFSPPETAETNPIAAGNWCVYLILCADHSLYCGISNRPARRFSDHAAGKGAKYTRLRKPVSMRLVARNLSKSEALKQECTVKQLSAERKRSLWATLPEFEAV
- a CDS encoding UbiX family flavin prenyltransferase, producing the protein MTQRIIVGISGASGFQYGYRALQLLRQLDVETHLVVSKGAEQTRTLETAYTREEVYALADTVYPVGDVGAAISSGSFKTAGMLVAPCSMRSLAAVAHGYGDNLLTRAADVVLKERRRLVLMVRETPLNLAHLDNMRRITEMGGIIFPPVPAFYHRPQTLDDIILHSVGRALELFDLEIPNLPHWQGRTAEAV
- a CDS encoding ParB/RepB/Spo0J family partition protein, with the translated sequence MAKAKGGLGRGLDALISNNVDNSSGDRLTTVAVTDIEPGRYQARVQIDDEALRELADSIKAQGVIQPVIVRERGLSKYELIAGERRWRASQLAGLSEIPVVVKVINDEAALAMGLIENLQRENLNPIEEAQGLKRLADEFGLTHETIAQAVGKSRSAISNSLRLLSLPETVQELLYQRHLEMGHARALLTLPVIEQLELAQKAVKNGWSVREVERRSQLAQQAKQPAAAKTVSADIRYLNDMLTEKLGVNAEVKTTNQKKGKIVLHFDTPETFEYLLKQLGIEHQA
- a CDS encoding ATP synthase subunit I, which codes for MKKILVLQIIVLSAVSAISALFAGVNGFWSALAGGFSYFIPSSAAVLLFKLFENHTALLGRVFVFGEALKVVLSLLFMLAVFALWHESLVFLAFFSGLLSVSHLVFLVLLRVKDYGR
- the atpB gene encoding F0F1 ATP synthase subunit A, with the translated sequence MAGESITAADYIKHHLQSLTSLQDVTQGQGLKNIADFSFVNIDAVFFAVLMGVIGSFLLWSGARKATAGVPGRFQAAVEILYEFVDDMCKSIIHNEQSRKIVAPMGLTLFVWIFLMNAMDMLPVDLLPWVWQHLTGNHHALLRVVPTADLNTTLALAIGVLLVCIYYNIKIKGFGGWFHELFSAPFGPKLAPANFLLNIVEFLSKTVSHGMRLFGNMYAGELVFLLIALLGGAWAVSGSVGLMDPILFGVHLVAGLVWAIFHILVITLQAFIFMALAFVYIGQAHDAH
- the atpE gene encoding F0F1 ATP synthase subunit C, translated to MGGLIAIACGLIVAFGALGAAIGIGLVGSKYLESSARQPELIGPLQTKLFLIAGLIDAAFLIGVAIALLFAFVNPFAGA
- a CDS encoding F0F1 ATP synthase subunit B, which translates into the protein MNINATLFAQLIVFLGLVVFTIKFVWPPIAKALDERASKIAEGLAAAERGKSDFEQAEKKVAELLAEGRNQVAEMVANAEKRAAKIVEEAKEQASVEAARISAQAKADVEQEMNRARESLREQVAALAVKGAESILRVEVDAQKHAQLLSTLKQEL
- a CDS encoding F0F1 ATP synthase subunit delta, which codes for MAEFATIARPYAKALFGLAQEKDQIESWMGGLQQLASVMHDQKVVSLVEQPEVVASEKAKMLVDLVGLTDGALTNFVTVLAEQKRLQVLPEVYAQYQDLALALNNTKSAVIYSAYELTEAQTAELTALLKQYFNSDLEVETEVAPELIGGIKVEVGDQVLDLSVQAKLNALYTTMTN